The following is a genomic window from Borreliella mayonii.
TAAGGTGGAGGAGAAGTATATATGAGGATTTTGGTTGGCGTTTGCATAATAGCATTGGCTTTATTGGGTTGTTATTTGTTTGATAAAAAAGGACAAGCTGCTCAAACTTTTTTTGAGAATTCGGAAAGTAGTGATATGGGTTCCGATGAGATTGTTACTGAAGGCATATTTTCTAGTTTAAAATTATATGCGTCTGAACATCGTTTATTGGTTGAGATAAAAAAGACCCTATACACTCTGCAAGGTTTAGAAAGTCGCGAGTTTCCGCCATTGCCTGACTATAATGAGGAGTATTTTAATAAATTCTTTTTAGATTTAGGTTCTGAGCGATCTAAAGACTTGATTAAGTTGTTTGGTAGGGTAAAAAATGAGCAGAATAATAAATTTAAAAGTGAAGTTTATTGGCTGTATTTATGTATAAGAGATTTATATTCTCCAGATATTAAGTATTCTGGCGAAAAGGGGAGCCCTGAGTATGATCGTTTTATGCCTAGACCCACTGCTTATCAACAATATTTAAAAGTGAAGAGAGAAATAGAAAGAAATACTTTTAATATGGTTGTCTTGTATTAATTGTAAGATAATTTTAATTTTCAGTATTAATGCTTTTCTTATATGGAAGAATTAATTGGTGAATAAATATAGATTATTTTTTATAAAACCAGCGCCATTTCATTATTTATAAATATGTGGATAAAAAATATTAAAAAGGCGTGTTTTAATGCTTATATAAAAGAAAATGTTTTCAATTTATTATTGCTTTAATAGAAGTAATCGATGTGCTATTAATAAGAAGGCAAGATTTAAGTAATTTAATCTTTATATTGTGGTTTTTTATCTTTTTTTTAAAAAGGGAATTAGAGATAGTTAAATAATTTAATTAATATATTATTATGCTAATAATCATTATTTATTTATGATAAGAGATATACTTAAATCTGATTCTTAAAAATCTATTAAAGAAGTTAATTCTCATA
Proteins encoded in this region:
- a CDS encoding P52 family lipoprotein, whose product is MRILVGVCIIALALLGCYLFDKKGQAAQTFFENSESSDMGSDEIVTEGIFSSLKLYASEHRLLVEIKKTLYTLQGLESREFPPLPDYNEEYFNKFFLDLGSERSKDLIKLFGRVKNEQNNKFKSEVYWLYLCIRDLYSPDIKYSGEKGSPEYDRFMPRPTAYQQYLKVKREIERNTFNMVVLY